A window of the Chloroflexus sp. Y-396-1 genome harbors these coding sequences:
- a CDS encoding CAP domain-containing protein, whose translation MLQFRNIGLLVVLCSVLVTTATAFDPTTQTSALLYDEALTVYYGNLARRAERKPPLRWNRQLTYASRWFAWDSVENRPTPYCGHQDTNGQWPSDRAPRFGYLGNSGAENAYCGYMLPQDAINGWLNSPGHRANLLSDAHREIGLGYYRRASDGRGYIAQLFGNDAAYAPVIIENEAINTLNLEVALYIHQTANQNSFTGARAATEMMIASEPCFVDTTWQPFTPEPRFRLPNGEGWLTVYVKTRDTFGATRVVSDTIYVGANPPIAELAATLSDRQPTVTLSGLGHPSLPQVQFSPGWLVDDTFSTFNLLWGDGERVTDPDAWGGSAFRLGLADLESSAWVWEYQPTVLNNLALVAYVRLKVANNTSSNQVARISIKSGDTEYGPLVLRGIDFAVANQYQEFALPFVYRAGDPFLTIQFWRSGSTEVFVDAVTLFSTPQPIMNPFTLDMFGGNYRGQGIWVRYTDGVTFSNFVEFPVLPPQEIEVTARTILAQRRGTPLSLIITTLCAQTGMQVTANEPWLAGVTESGILRLSIDPGGLNTGLYEGRVTLTMPGSMFRLTVPVRLRVVDQIFTTYTPLVVR comes from the coding sequence ATGTTGCAGTTCCGAAACATCGGGTTGCTCGTCGTCTTGTGCAGTGTTCTAGTGACGACTGCTACCGCGTTTGATCCGACAACCCAAACCTCGGCGCTATTGTACGATGAGGCGTTGACAGTGTATTACGGTAATCTGGCTCGCCGTGCAGAAAGAAAGCCACCACTGCGCTGGAACCGCCAACTAACGTATGCCTCACGCTGGTTCGCCTGGGATTCGGTTGAGAATCGACCAACGCCGTATTGTGGCCATCAAGATACCAACGGTCAGTGGCCTAGTGATCGGGCGCCACGCTTTGGCTATCTTGGGAATAGTGGCGCCGAAAATGCGTATTGCGGTTATATGTTGCCACAGGATGCGATCAATGGCTGGTTGAACAGTCCTGGTCATCGTGCCAATCTGTTGAGTGATGCGCATCGTGAAATTGGACTAGGCTACTACCGTCGTGCAAGTGATGGGCGTGGGTATATCGCCCAGCTTTTTGGGAATGATGCCGCCTATGCGCCGGTCATCATCGAGAATGAAGCGATCAATACGCTGAATCTTGAGGTAGCGCTGTATATTCATCAGACTGCGAACCAGAATAGCTTCACCGGTGCTCGCGCTGCTACCGAGATGATGATCGCAAGTGAACCCTGTTTTGTTGATACCACCTGGCAACCGTTCACTCCAGAGCCGCGTTTCCGGCTGCCCAATGGTGAAGGTTGGCTCACCGTTTACGTCAAAACTCGTGATACTTTTGGTGCAACGCGAGTGGTGAGTGACACAATCTATGTCGGTGCTAACCCACCGATTGCTGAGTTAGCAGCTACGCTCAGTGATCGGCAACCGACGGTAACGCTGAGCGGCCTCGGTCATCCATCGTTACCACAAGTGCAGTTTAGTCCAGGTTGGTTAGTGGACGATACCTTCTCCACGTTTAATCTGCTTTGGGGGGATGGCGAACGGGTGACCGATCCAGATGCCTGGGGCGGCAGTGCCTTTCGCCTTGGTTTGGCAGACCTTGAGTCGTCAGCCTGGGTGTGGGAGTATCAGCCTACGGTGTTAAACAATCTTGCCTTGGTGGCGTATGTTCGCCTGAAAGTAGCGAACAATACCAGTTCAAATCAGGTAGCTCGCATATCGATAAAGAGTGGTGATACTGAATATGGGCCACTGGTGCTGCGCGGTATTGACTTTGCGGTTGCCAACCAGTACCAAGAGTTTGCATTGCCGTTCGTGTACCGTGCAGGCGATCCATTTTTGACCATTCAATTCTGGCGTAGTGGCTCAACTGAGGTATTTGTTGATGCGGTGACCCTGTTCTCAACGCCTCAACCGATCATGAACCCGTTCACCCTAGATATGTTTGGCGGTAATTATCGCGGTCAGGGGATTTGGGTGCGCTATACCGATGGCGTAACCTTCTCCAATTTCGTTGAGTTTCCGGTCTTACCACCTCAGGAGATAGAGGTTACTGCCCGGACAATACTTGCTCAGCGTCGGGGTACACCACTCTCACTGATAATCACGACTCTCTGTGCACAAACCGGGATGCAGGTAACAGCAAATGAACCATGGTTGGCAGGTGTGACCGAGAGTGGTATATTGAGATTGAGTATCGATCCGGGTGGACTGAACACAGGTCTCTATGAGGGTCGAGTGACACTCACGATGCCTGGATCGATGTTTCGCTTAACGGTTCCGGTCAGATTGCGGGTGGTTGATCAGATATTCACGACCTACACTCCACTGGTCGTGCGGTGA
- a CDS encoding GNAT family N-acetyltransferase, with the protein MNNRLTIRVVQGASLSEAARSHIIALCNRAYDEDLAPLFETFVDASHVLGYYNGLFVSHALWVNRYLQVGNAPLLRTAYIEAVATDPAYRRRGFATAIMKYLVNEIQDYELAALSPFDVTFYERLGWELWRGPLYIRTNNGLLLSPADEQVMILRLPKTPPLDLSAPLSAEWREGELW; encoded by the coding sequence ATGAATAACCGGTTGACGATCCGTGTCGTACAGGGTGCATCCCTATCTGAAGCAGCGCGCAGCCACATTATTGCCCTTTGTAACAGAGCTTACGATGAAGACCTTGCGCCGCTGTTTGAAACGTTTGTTGATGCTAGCCATGTTCTCGGCTACTACAACGGTCTTTTTGTTAGTCATGCCTTGTGGGTGAACCGCTATCTACAAGTTGGCAATGCTCCTCTGCTGCGCACTGCCTATATCGAAGCGGTGGCAACAGATCCTGCCTACCGTCGTCGTGGTTTTGCGACAGCCATCATGAAATATCTCGTCAACGAGATTCAGGACTATGAGTTAGCAGCCCTCTCACCGTTTGATGTTACCTTCTACGAGCGACTTGGATGGGAGCTTTGGCGTGGGCCGTTGTATATTAGAACTAACAATGGCTTATTATTATCACCCGCTGACGAGCAGGTAATGATACTTCGCCTGCCGAAAACACCACCATTAGACCTGAGTGCGCCTCTTTCGGCTGAGTGGCGTGAGGGTGAGTTGTGGTGA
- a CDS encoding TrmB family transcriptional regulator gives MIDRTQEQLMALGLNRYEAATYLALLEHRGFTPVQVAVRAGVPRQRIYDVLASLCARGLAIERHSDGQRRYVAVDPAIALPALIEQRRQQFEHEQAALTEGLQTLLAMLTPTFAAGNDQIDPLDYVDVLLDRRLVVERALALAQSAEREICVCFKLPLLGDRAANLAEVAEPLRRGVRYRALYERSILDDAERREWIKQFVEWGQQARLIESLPLKVNLYDRRIALLSLQDPTTGALSFTALCVTHPSFGLFLQAAFEKLWSDAEPFQPG, from the coding sequence ATGATTGATCGAACGCAAGAGCAACTGATGGCACTTGGATTAAACCGCTACGAAGCGGCCACCTATCTGGCCTTGCTCGAACACCGCGGTTTCACGCCCGTGCAGGTAGCCGTGCGGGCAGGGGTGCCACGCCAGCGCATTTATGATGTATTAGCTTCACTCTGTGCTCGCGGTCTGGCCATTGAACGCCATAGTGATGGTCAGCGACGTTACGTAGCGGTTGATCCGGCCATTGCCCTGCCAGCACTTATTGAACAGCGGCGTCAACAATTTGAGCATGAGCAGGCCGCCCTGACCGAAGGCTTGCAAACTCTGTTAGCGATGCTTACCCCCACGTTTGCCGCTGGTAATGATCAGATTGACCCACTCGATTATGTTGACGTCTTGCTCGACCGCCGCCTGGTCGTTGAGCGAGCACTGGCCCTAGCGCAGAGTGCAGAACGCGAAATTTGTGTCTGTTTCAAACTACCACTCCTGGGTGATCGCGCGGCCAATCTTGCCGAGGTAGCGGAACCGCTTCGACGTGGCGTTCGCTATCGAGCGCTGTACGAACGGTCGATACTCGACGATGCCGAGCGACGTGAATGGATCAAGCAGTTTGTCGAATGGGGTCAGCAAGCCCGACTGATCGAATCGTTACCGCTCAAAGTCAATCTCTACGACCGCCGCATTGCCCTACTATCGCTGCAAGACCCAACGACTGGTGCACTAAGCTTTACTGCCCTGTGTGTCACTCATCCCAGTTTCGGTCTCTTTCTCCAGGCCGCATTTGAAAAACTCTGGAGCGATGCAGAACCGTTCCAGCCAGGATAG
- a CDS encoding SCO family protein — MQRWFILCLLVLSGCTLTNTPSVSTSTIIDPPTVLSDFSLPASIGGEVRLSDLRGRPVLLYFGYTHCPDYCPITLSEFRKARDQLGIDGEQVHFVLISVDPANDTPEVLAKYLQAFGAGFIGLQGNDATLRRISKEYGLTYRHSGGHQHHHGSDGVEHSTASYLIDQNGRLRIVYPYGTAADVYVQDIRALLKETP, encoded by the coding sequence ATGCAACGCTGGTTCATCCTCTGTCTGCTTGTGTTAAGCGGATGTACACTCACGAACACACCATCAGTTTCAACGTCTACGATCATCGATCCACCAACGGTGTTAAGTGATTTCAGCTTACCAGCTAGTATCGGCGGTGAAGTGCGGTTGAGCGATTTGCGTGGTCGGCCGGTGTTGCTCTACTTTGGGTACACACACTGCCCTGATTATTGTCCAATAACGCTAAGCGAATTTCGTAAGGCTCGCGATCAGCTCGGTATCGATGGTGAGCAGGTTCATTTCGTGTTGATCAGTGTCGATCCGGCTAATGATACCCCAGAGGTGCTGGCGAAGTACCTGCAAGCCTTCGGTGCAGGGTTTATCGGGTTGCAGGGGAATGATGCAACGTTGCGCCGGATTAGCAAGGAATACGGTCTGACCTACCGTCATAGTGGTGGTCATCAGCATCATCACGGGAGCGATGGGGTTGAACACAGTACGGCAAGTTATTTGATCGATCAAAATGGGCGGTTACGGATCGTTTATCCATATGGAACTGCAGCCGATGTGTACGTGCAAGACATTCGTGCGCTGCTGAAAGAAACGCCATGA
- a CDS encoding glycerophosphodiester phosphodiesterase family protein codes for MTPLIIAHRGASADAPENTLAAFELARRQQADMIELDLQMTADGEIVVFHDDTTVRWNGQNEAVAHLTLAQLRRLNISGERVPTLAETLDWARHAAMPLNLELKRPGMAAHCIQLVREFRWADQVIISSFYEQALRELRVVDPTIRRGYLMGIRSYRPDIRLREFWPFLALRWIEATAWHPYHGLPGLNWVLPKVRQAGYQVNVWTVDDPVRLRELAVLGASGLITNTPAAARAALSLRISA; via the coding sequence ATGACGCCATTGATTATCGCACATCGCGGGGCATCGGCTGATGCACCCGAAAATACTCTGGCCGCTTTTGAATTGGCACGACGTCAGCAAGCTGACATGATCGAGCTTGATTTGCAAATGACAGCGGATGGTGAGATTGTGGTCTTTCATGACGATACGACCGTCCGCTGGAATGGACAAAACGAGGCAGTTGCTCACCTGACCCTGGCCCAACTCCGTCGGCTCAATATTAGTGGTGAACGGGTACCGACCCTAGCTGAGACCCTGGATTGGGCGCGTCATGCTGCAATGCCACTCAATCTGGAATTGAAACGTCCGGGAATGGCTGCACACTGTATACAACTTGTTCGTGAATTTAGATGGGCCGATCAGGTGATTATTTCGTCATTTTATGAACAGGCATTGCGTGAATTGCGGGTTGTCGATCCAACCATTCGGCGAGGCTATCTAATGGGGATTCGGAGCTATCGTCCCGACATACGTCTGCGCGAGTTCTGGCCATTTCTGGCGTTGCGTTGGATTGAGGCGACTGCATGGCATCCGTACCACGGCTTACCCGGTCTCAACTGGGTTTTACCGAAGGTACGACAGGCCGGTTATCAGGTGAATGTCTGGACGGTCGATGATCCGGTGCGGCTTCGTGAACTGGCAGTTCTGGGTGCGAGTGGTCTGATCACGAACACGCCGGCAGCAGCAAGGGCTGCGCTTTCGTTAAGGATATCTGCTTGA
- a CDS encoding glucosaminidase domain-containing protein produces the protein MNTRLSRRSLLSFGLLTLSSSFVRAQTPEPHSIYLPMVIRSPLPGTLLGPATGTVEAAIAWLAPRSTAYTPYDVGVIVNGYASIGEAAGLDWFLAIAQCAHETGHLTSWWCQRPRRNPAGIGVTGETREAPPDQPPGPDWAWDETIQRWRAGLSFASWVDESIPAHLGRLLAYALPTGAGTTYQQQLIDYALWRRPLPDHLRGVAVTITDLNGRWAWPGTEYGQRILALAERMRSAGNG, from the coding sequence ATGAACACTCGCCTGAGTAGACGTTCGCTCCTCTCGTTCGGGTTGCTCACCCTGAGCAGCTCATTTGTCCGTGCTCAAACTCCAGAGCCGCACTCGATCTATCTTCCTATGGTCATTCGTTCGCCGCTCCCTGGAACCCTGCTCGGCCCCGCTACCGGTACGGTTGAAGCAGCGATTGCCTGGCTTGCTCCGCGCAGTACGGCATACACTCCTTACGATGTCGGTGTTATTGTCAATGGCTATGCCAGTATCGGCGAGGCTGCCGGTTTAGACTGGTTTCTAGCTATCGCCCAGTGTGCCCACGAGACAGGCCATTTGACTTCGTGGTGGTGTCAACGACCACGGCGTAATCCAGCAGGAATTGGCGTTACCGGCGAAACTCGTGAAGCACCACCTGATCAGCCGCCTGGCCCCGATTGGGCTTGGGATGAGACGATACAGCGTTGGCGGGCCGGTTTGAGTTTTGCCTCGTGGGTTGATGAGTCAATTCCGGCGCATTTAGGACGTTTGCTTGCTTACGCTTTACCTACCGGCGCCGGTACGACGTATCAGCAGCAACTGATTGACTATGCACTCTGGCGGCGTCCGTTGCCTGATCATCTGCGTGGGGTGGCGGTGACGATCACCGACCTCAACGGTCGGTGGGCGTGGCCGGGTACCGAGTACGGTCAGCGCATTCTGGCTTTGGCTGAACGAATGCGCAGTGCAGGCAACGGATGA
- the hppD gene encoding 4-hydroxyphenylpyruvate dioxygenase, protein MSAADPLDLLGIDYVEFYVSNARQAAHFYRTTLGLRPVAYAGLETGVRDRASYVLERRNVRFVLTAPLLPDHPIAHHIAHHGDGVKDIALRVRDAVAAYETAIARGGIPVQPPTEYVDQYGRIIKATIATYGDTVHSFIEREDYRGAFMPGFEPITTDLPVPETGIAAIDHIVGNVELGAMNRWVNYYRDVLGFSQLVHFDDHDISTEYSALMSKVMQNGTGRIKFPINEPAEGRRKSQIEEFLEYYGGPGVQHIALATGDICATVDALRAAGIPFIHVPDTYYDDLEERVGKIDESRQALQERGILVDRDEEGYLLQIFSQPVQDRPTLFIEIIQRKGSRGFGKGNFKALFEAIEREQARRGNL, encoded by the coding sequence ATGAGCGCTGCCGATCCGCTTGATCTGCTTGGAATTGATTATGTCGAGTTTTACGTGAGCAATGCCCGCCAGGCGGCTCATTTCTACCGCACGACGCTTGGCCTGCGACCGGTCGCGTATGCTGGCCTGGAAACAGGAGTACGTGATCGGGCCAGCTACGTTCTGGAGCGACGGAATGTGCGGTTTGTCTTAACTGCACCGCTCCTCCCCGATCACCCTATTGCTCACCATATTGCCCACCATGGCGATGGAGTCAAGGACATTGCACTGCGGGTACGCGATGCAGTCGCCGCCTATGAAACAGCAATTGCCCGTGGTGGTATTCCAGTGCAACCCCCAACCGAATATGTCGATCAGTACGGTCGGATTATCAAAGCAACGATCGCTACGTATGGTGATACCGTCCATTCGTTTATCGAACGGGAAGACTACCGGGGCGCATTCATGCCCGGCTTTGAGCCGATTACCACTGACCTGCCGGTGCCCGAAACCGGTATTGCCGCCATTGACCACATTGTCGGGAATGTTGAGCTAGGAGCTATGAATCGCTGGGTCAATTATTACCGCGATGTGCTCGGTTTCAGCCAGCTCGTACACTTTGATGATCACGACATCAGTACTGAGTATAGTGCGTTGATGTCGAAGGTCATGCAGAATGGCACCGGTCGGATTAAGTTTCCGATCAATGAACCAGCCGAAGGACGACGCAAGAGTCAGATCGAGGAGTTTCTCGAATATTACGGTGGTCCTGGCGTACAACATATCGCCTTGGCTACTGGTGACATTTGTGCCACGGTCGATGCGTTACGCGCCGCCGGTATTCCCTTCATCCACGTCCCTGACACCTACTACGATGACCTGGAAGAGCGCGTGGGCAAGATTGATGAAAGCCGTCAGGCATTACAAGAGCGCGGGATTCTGGTTGACCGCGACGAAGAGGGTTATTTGCTGCAAATATTCAGCCAGCCGGTTCAAGATCGGCCGACGCTCTTCATCGAGATTATTCAGCGCAAAGGGAGCCGCGGGTTCGGTAAGGGGAACTTCAAAGCACTCTTCGAGGCTATCGAACGAGAACAGGCCCGGCGCGGAAATTTGTAG
- a CDS encoding PTS fructose transporter subunit IIC, with amino-acid sequence MAVIVAITSCPTGIAHTFMAAEGLQRGAESLGHTIKVETQGSVGAENTLTAADIAAAEVVIIAADTKVDLSRFTGKRIYETSTKAAIHDGVGVVKAALEQARIKTTATVQSDLVDQVAAAKAARAAGVAGPYKHLMTGVSYMLPFVVAGGLLIALAFAFGGIYVYEEANRGSLGWALFQIGAPSAFALMVPILAGFIAFSIADRPGLAPGMIGGMLASATGSGFLGGILAGFIAGYATLWLNQNLNLPKTLAGLKPVLILPLLSSLFVGLLMIYVIGQPVSSALNALTAWLQSMEQSSALILGLILGAMMAFDMGGPVNKAAYTFATGLLASQVTTPMAAVMAAGMTPPLGLALATFLFKDRFSAEEREAGKAAAVLGISFITEGAIPFAAKDPFRVIPSIMVGSAVAGALSMVFGSTLAVPHGGIFVLPIPNAVGNLPMYIVAILAGTLVTAAMLYVLKRPLGTVEAPTTATVSGTAD; translated from the coding sequence ATGGCCGTTATTGTCGCGATTACGTCGTGTCCCACCGGAATTGCCCACACCTTTATGGCGGCAGAAGGGCTACAACGCGGTGCGGAGAGTCTTGGTCACACGATCAAGGTTGAAACCCAAGGGTCGGTCGGCGCTGAGAATACGCTGACCGCAGCGGATATCGCCGCTGCCGAGGTGGTGATTATCGCAGCCGACACCAAAGTCGATCTCAGTCGGTTTACCGGTAAGCGGATCTACGAAACCAGCACCAAAGCGGCAATACACGATGGGGTGGGGGTAGTTAAAGCTGCCCTTGAACAGGCTAGGATCAAGACGACTGCTACGGTACAATCAGATCTGGTCGATCAGGTTGCCGCAGCCAAAGCGGCGCGTGCTGCCGGAGTAGCTGGCCCTTACAAACATCTGATGACCGGCGTTAGCTACATGTTGCCCTTCGTGGTTGCCGGTGGTTTGTTGATCGCGTTAGCATTTGCGTTTGGCGGTATTTATGTCTATGAAGAGGCCAATCGCGGCTCATTAGGCTGGGCGCTATTCCAGATTGGCGCCCCATCAGCCTTTGCCCTAATGGTACCGATCCTGGCCGGTTTTATCGCTTTCTCAATTGCTGACCGGCCTGGCCTGGCGCCGGGGATGATCGGCGGCATGCTGGCATCTGCAACCGGTTCCGGCTTTCTAGGTGGTATCCTGGCCGGTTTCATTGCCGGTTACGCTACGTTGTGGCTCAATCAGAATCTCAACCTGCCTAAAACACTGGCCGGTCTCAAACCCGTTCTGATTCTACCGTTACTCAGTTCGCTTTTTGTAGGTCTCCTGATGATCTACGTTATCGGCCAGCCGGTGAGTTCAGCCCTTAATGCGCTAACTGCCTGGCTCCAGAGTATGGAGCAGAGCAGTGCCCTGATCCTTGGCCTGATCCTAGGTGCTATGATGGCCTTCGATATGGGTGGGCCGGTAAATAAAGCTGCCTACACATTCGCGACCGGCCTGCTGGCATCACAAGTAACCACACCCATGGCTGCGGTAATGGCTGCCGGTATGACCCCACCACTGGGCCTGGCACTGGCAACCTTCTTGTTCAAGGATCGTTTCTCTGCCGAAGAGCGTGAGGCGGGAAAAGCTGCGGCCGTACTCGGTATTTCCTTCATCACCGAGGGGGCAATTCCCTTTGCTGCCAAAGACCCCTTCCGCGTTATTCCCTCGATTATGGTCGGTTCGGCAGTTGCCGGTGCACTCTCTATGGTCTTCGGGTCAACGCTAGCAGTTCCACACGGTGGCATCTTCGTTCTTCCCATCCCCAACGCAGTCGGTAATCTACCAATGTATATCGTTGCCATCCTAGCAGGTACGCTCGTTACAGCCGCGATGCTCTACGTGCTCAAGCGGCCATTGGGTACCGTCGAAGCGCCAACTACGGCAACGGTATCAGGCACTGCCGACTAG
- a CDS encoding histidine kinase N-terminal 7TM domain-containing protein: MWYFTPYILLPLTAAVLAIVAMVQAWSYRQLPVAQVFLSMMACTVWWSLCNALELSHTTVSGKVLLSSIQYISVVGVPALWLLFALFYTNRAHLVSRRLLMGLLMLQGSFLLGAWTNPWHRLMWPTVELTFTANGLWVLTGPNGPLWYASVLSAYSMVLVGTVLMLTQARRSQALYRAQAISLLIGALLPWVTSILFVTGFSPISSIDTTPVAFALSGLVFTVAMRRFRVLDILPAAREMIVDQMPDAIIVLDTSNRVIDLNPAAQSILSVSIDVLGRPLVEVAPGWLVDQVRDRYEGQFEVNHSHAIGMTTYDLRCTTLRDRDGSPTGRILVLRDITLFKQAALALQEAKEAAEAANQAKSAFLATMSHELRTPLTAILGYSEFVRQDLQSRGLDDLTADLDRIITSGRHLLTLINDILDYARIEANAVKIHPEPVNISLLINEVVSTLQGLAEQKQNMLTVEVESDLPLMVVDPVRLRQVLLNLVGNACKFTEQGAIHVHCYRSAADMIQIDVRDTGIGIAADQLQRLFQPFMQLDNSTTRRYGGTGLGLAISQRLCRAMGGEIVVKSEPGCGSTFSVRLPLVEVTQWRREQELEGV, translated from the coding sequence ATGTGGTATTTCACACCCTACATCCTGCTCCCACTTACTGCGGCAGTGCTGGCTATAGTAGCCATGGTTCAGGCGTGGTCATATCGGCAATTGCCGGTGGCGCAAGTTTTTCTCAGTATGATGGCGTGTACTGTTTGGTGGTCGTTGTGTAATGCGCTGGAATTATCACATACTACTGTCAGTGGCAAGGTTTTGCTAAGTAGTATTCAGTATATCAGCGTAGTTGGCGTGCCGGCCTTGTGGCTTCTGTTTGCCCTGTTCTACACCAACCGCGCTCATCTGGTATCACGCAGGCTCCTGATGGGCCTGCTTATGCTTCAGGGTAGTTTCCTGTTGGGTGCATGGACAAATCCTTGGCATCGCCTCATGTGGCCGACTGTTGAATTGACCTTTACTGCAAATGGTCTATGGGTGCTGACCGGCCCGAATGGGCCGTTGTGGTATGCAAGTGTGCTGAGTGCGTATAGCATGGTGCTGGTCGGTACCGTGTTGATGCTCACCCAGGCCCGCCGTAGTCAGGCGCTCTATCGGGCGCAAGCGATCAGTCTCCTGATCGGGGCACTGCTGCCGTGGGTCACGAGCATCCTCTTTGTTACCGGCTTCAGCCCGATTTCCTCCATCGATACCACACCGGTTGCCTTTGCGCTGAGTGGCCTAGTCTTCACGGTTGCGATGCGACGCTTCCGCGTGCTTGACATCTTGCCGGCCGCACGCGAGATGATCGTGGATCAGATGCCCGATGCCATCATCGTGCTTGATACTAGTAATCGGGTGATTGACCTGAATCCAGCGGCGCAATCGATTCTGTCTGTATCAATAGATGTTCTTGGGCGTCCGTTGGTAGAGGTAGCACCGGGCTGGTTAGTAGATCAGGTACGTGATCGCTACGAAGGCCAGTTTGAGGTGAATCACTCCCATGCAATAGGGATGACCACCTACGATCTACGCTGTACGACGCTGCGCGATCGCGATGGTAGCCCAACCGGTCGAATTCTGGTGTTACGGGATATTACGCTCTTCAAACAGGCGGCATTAGCGTTGCAAGAAGCGAAAGAGGCAGCCGAGGCTGCTAACCAGGCCAAGAGCGCATTTCTTGCCACAATGAGCCACGAGCTACGCACGCCACTGACGGCCATTTTGGGGTACAGCGAGTTTGTGCGCCAAGACTTACAGAGTCGCGGATTAGATGATCTGACCGCCGATCTCGACCGTATCATTACCTCTGGGCGGCATCTGCTGACGCTGATTAACGATATTCTCGATTATGCTCGGATAGAGGCGAATGCGGTAAAGATTCACCCAGAGCCGGTGAATATCTCACTGCTGATCAATGAAGTGGTCTCAACATTGCAGGGTCTGGCCGAACAGAAGCAAAATATGTTGACCGTGGAGGTTGAATCCGATTTACCATTGATGGTGGTCGATCCAGTGCGTTTACGCCAGGTCTTGCTGAATCTGGTGGGTAATGCCTGCAAGTTTACCGAACAGGGTGCAATTCACGTGCATTGCTATCGTTCGGCAGCAGATATGATCCAGATTGACGTTCGAGATACCGGCATCGGTATCGCCGCCGATCAGCTTCAGCGGCTTTTTCAGCCGTTCATGCAGCTTGATAACAGCACAACCAGGCGATACGGCGGAACCGGTCTGGGGCTGGCAATTAGTCAGCGGCTCTGTCGGGCAATGGGTGGTGAGATTGTGGTGAAGAGCGAACCGGGTTGCGGTTCAACCTTTAGTGTGCGTTTACCGTTGGTTGAAGTCACACAATGGCGCCGCGAGCAGGAACTGGAGGGTGTGTGA
- the pfkB gene encoding 1-phosphofructokinase translates to MNIATITLNPAIDQTVFVDHFQLNTVNRARAMQRDAGGKGVNVASFLADYGLNVTATGLLGAENPHIFERHFATKGITDRFIRVPGATRIGVKIVDEANQQTTDINLPGLPPPPDALDTLLNVIDELAADHEWFVLAGKLPPGVPVDFVPDLIRRIHAFNRAVALDVSGPALAAGLHAQPSLVKPNIDELRQITLLDHDGPEAASLAARRLNQMGIGLAIVSMGAKGAIFSDGTTVLHAIPPPVTVRSTVGAGDAMVAGTIAGLVEGLSLTEVARLATAFSLAALGSIGAHLLPRAELCALAARVTVTVVDPAVTTLTPADQ, encoded by the coding sequence ATGAACATTGCTACCATTACGCTCAATCCAGCTATCGATCAGACGGTCTTCGTCGATCATTTTCAACTGAATACAGTTAATCGAGCACGAGCAATGCAACGCGATGCCGGTGGTAAAGGGGTAAATGTCGCTTCGTTTCTGGCCGACTATGGTCTGAACGTCACTGCCACAGGGCTACTTGGCGCCGAGAATCCCCATATCTTTGAGCGCCACTTTGCTACCAAAGGCATTACCGACCGTTTTATCCGTGTACCAGGGGCAACCCGCATTGGCGTCAAAATTGTCGATGAAGCCAATCAACAAACGACGGATATTAATCTACCCGGTCTCCCACCGCCACCCGATGCACTTGACACATTGCTCAACGTGATTGATGAGTTAGCCGCCGATCATGAATGGTTTGTACTGGCCGGCAAGTTACCGCCAGGCGTACCGGTTGATTTTGTTCCCGACCTGATCAGACGGATACACGCCTTCAATCGTGCCGTTGCGCTTGATGTTAGCGGGCCAGCCCTAGCTGCCGGCCTGCATGCTCAACCTTCGCTCGTAAAACCTAACATCGATGAGCTACGCCAGATTACTTTGCTTGACCACGATGGACCAGAAGCAGCAAGTCTGGCAGCCCGTCGACTTAATCAGATGGGGATCGGGCTGGCAATCGTATCAATGGGCGCGAAGGGAGCAATATTCAGTGATGGCACGACAGTGTTACATGCTATACCACCACCTGTTACGGTGCGTAGCACCGTTGGCGCAGGTGATGCAATGGTAGCCGGAACGATTGCCGGTTTGGTAGAGGGATTATCTCTCACAGAGGTTGCTCGACTGGCGACGGCTTTTTCACTGGCAGCACTCGGCTCGATTGGGGCTCATCTCTTACCCCGTGCAGAACTTTGTGCCTTGGCCGCCAGAGTTACGGTTACAGTGGTTGATCCGGCTGTCACTACACTGACGCCTGCTGATCAATAA